The following DNA comes from Curtobacterium sp. 9128.
CGTGGCCCACCCCCTCCGATACTGCACTGCGTTACTGGTTCTTGAGCTGTTCGACGACCTGGTCGTACTGCGGCGCGTTCATGAAGTTGCCGACCGACACGTGCTGTGCGTTCGGGGTCTTCTGCTTGGCGCGGTCCGTCAGCTCTTCCTGCGTGATGACGAGGTCCTCGTCGCCGGACAGGTTCGCGATGGCCTTGTTGACGACGGTGACGCCCTCGATGCCGGCCTTCTTGATCTTGTTGCGGAGGACGCTCGCACCCATCGCACTCGAGCCCATGCCGGCGTCGCAGGCGAACACCACGTTCTCGACCCGGGTCGCGGTCGTGGTGCCGCCGACGGCAGCTGCCTCGTCGGCGTTCGCCGGGGCGTTGCCGCCGAAGAGACCGGCGGTCGCCGCGTTGGCGTCACGGCCCTTGGTTGCCTGCATCTTGTCGAACGCCGCCGCCATGTCGCCGCCGCCGGACGCGAGGTCGCGCTTGCGGGTGGCGATGAGGAAGAACGACGCCACGGCGAAGGACACCGCTGCGGAGAAGAGGACGGACAGGATGACGCCCACGAAGCTGTCCTTCGCGGTCGCACCGAGCACGGCGAAGATCGACCCGGGCGATGCGGGAGCGACGAGGCCGGAGTGGAACGCCACGTTGGTCGCGACACCCGTTGCACCACCGAGGATCACGGCGATGAACAGGACCGGCTTCTGCAGCACGTACGGGAAGTAGATCTCGTGGATGCCGCCGAAGAACTGGATGATGATCGCGCCGGGAGCGGTCGAGCGGGCGATGCCGACACCGAAGAACGTGAAGGCGAGCAGGATGCCGAGACCGGGGCCGGGGTTCGCCTCGAGGAGGAACAGGATGGACTTCCCGGACGCCTGCACCTGCTGCGCACCGAGTTGGTCGAGCACACCGTGGTTGATCGCGTTGTTGAGGAAGAACACCTTCGCCGGCTCGATGATGACGCTCGCGAGCGGCAGCAGCGAGTGCTGGACGAGGAAGTTCACCGCGGCACCGAGCCCCTCGGCGATCAGCTTGAACAGCGGGGCGAGCCAGAAGAACCCGATCATCGCGAGCACGAAGCCGAGGATGCCGGCCGCGTAGTTGTTCACGAGCATCTCGAAGCCCGGCTTGATCTTGCCGTCCCAGATCTTGTCGATCTGCTTGATGAGGTACGCGCCGAGCGGCCCGCAGATCATCGCGCCGAGGATCATCGTGGTGCCGTTGGCGCCGATGATGACGCCCATCGTCATGATCGAGCCGACGACGGCGCCGCGGGTCTCGTAGACCATCCGGCCACCCTGGATCGCGATCGCGAGCGGGATGAGGTAGGTCAGGATCGGACCGACGAGGCCGATGTTGGCCACGCCGTTCGTCTCGCCGAACCCGCCGAGGATGCCCACGGGGGTCCAGCCGGTCTCGATGAAGAAGGCGGTGATGATGCCCCACGCGATGAAGATCGCGATGTTGGGCATGACCATGCCGGAGAGGAACGTGCCGAACTTCTGAACGGCGACGCGTGCGCCGCCCCGCGACTTCGCGGGGGCGTCGGGCGCTGCAACGGACGACGTTGTCATGTGCGGTGACTTTCTGTGTGGTGGTGCTGCTGCTGTGTCAGGGAAGGGGTGGTGCTGGGTGGGCTCAGACGGCGTGCGCGGCCGCGGCGGCGGACTTGGCTGCTGCCGCCGTGGACGCGGCGAGTGCCGCCTGGGCCATCTCGCGGGCCTCGTCGAGGGTGTGCTTGCCGAGTTCGGCACGCACGTCGGCGAGGGCTGCGGGGGTCATGGAGAGGGTGGTGGCGCCGAGTCCGACGAGGACGACGGCGAGGAGCGGGTCGGCGGCGGCCTCGCCGCAGATGCCGACGGGCTTCGACGCGCTGACACCGGCGGTGCCGAGCTGCGCGACGAGACGGAGGACGGCGGGGTGCCAGGGGTCCTGGTAGCTCGCGACGGTGCCGAGCATGCGGTCGGCGGCCATCGTGTACTGGGTCAGGTCGTTCGTGCCGATCGACACGAAGTCCGCCGACTGGAACACCTGCTCGGCCATCAGCGCGAGCGAGGGCACCTCGGCCATCACGCCGGCGGTCCTGATCCCGAGTTCACGGGCGAGGTCGACGAAGTACTCGGTCTCCTCGGCGTCGGCGACCATCGGGGCCATCACCCAGAGGTCGGCCTCGGTCTCGGCGTCGGCCTGCGCGAGCGCGGTGAGCTGGTCGCGGAGCACCTCGGGGTGGTTCCGGAGCGCACGGAGCCCGCGGCGTCCGAGCGCCGGGTTCTCCTCGTCCTTGTCGGTGAGGAACGGCAGCGGCTTGTCGGCGCCGGCGTCGAGCGCACGGACGACGACCTTCTTGCCGGGGAACGCGGCGAGGAGCTGCTTGTACGACTCCTTCTGCTCGTCGACCGTCGGGGCCTTCGGGGAGTCGAGGAAGAGGAACTCGGTGCGGAAGAGCCCCACGCCCTCCGCACCGAGAGCGACGGCGCCGGCGGCGTCTGCCGGGCTCCCGAGGTTGGCGAGGAGCGGCACGACGTGGCCGTCGGCGAGGGCACCAGCGGTGAGGGGCGCTGCGGCGGCGGCGAGGCGGTCGGCGATGCGCTGCTCGACGTCGGCGACAAGTTCGGCGGACGGCTCGGTGACGACGGTACCGGCAGCGGCGTCGACGACGACCGTCTGGCCGTCGGCGAGGTCGTCGGCGCCGGTCACGCCGACGATCGCGGTGATGCCCTTGGCGCGGGCGAGGATCGCGGTGTGCGAGGTCGGGCCGCCGTCACGCGTGACGAGGGCGAGGACCTTGTCGAGGTCGAGGAGTGCGGTGTCGGCAGGGGCGAGGTCGCGGGCGACGAGCACGAAGGGGGTGTCCGACTCGGGGACGCCGGGTGCGTGCACGCCCCGGAGCTTGGCAATGATGCGCTGGGCGACGTCGTCGAGGTCCGTCGCGCGCTCCCCCATGTAGCCGCCCATCGAGACGAGCAGGTCGCGGAACTGGCCGAACGCCTCGAACACCGCACGCTCGGCGTTGGTGCCGCCGTCGATGCGGGTGTGCACGTCGTCGAGGAGCGTCGGGTCCTGCGCCATGAGCGCCTGCGCCTCGAGCACGGCCTGGGCGTCGCCACCGGCGAGCTGTCCGCGCTTGGTGAGGTCCTCCGCCACCGCGGCGAGCGCTTCGTGCACCGCCTGCTTCGCGTCGTCCGCCGAGCCCTCGAGCGCCGTGGTCGACGGTTCGCCGAGCGGGTCCGCCATCCGGAGCACGGGGCCGTGGGCAACGCCGCGGCCGACGCCGGTTCCGAGCAGTTCGGACATTCGAGACTCCTTCATCTCACGCGCGCTTGCGGTGGGGGCCGGTGGTTCTGGTCGTTCTGGTGGTCCTGGTGGTTCGGTGCACAGCGGCACGAACGGACCACGCCCGTGCGGCTTGGCAGCACACTACATCGATCCGCGTTGACAAACAAACACATCCGGGGATAAAAATGCACAAACAGATGCCCGTTTCGGTCTGAGCCGCCCCCAGTTCGGGCGTCGATCCCGACGAACACCGCCGTCCGTGCCCGTTCTGATCCGTTCGGGCCGGACCGGACCGTTCCACCCGACACCCTCACGAGACACCGAGGTCCGATGTACGCACCAGAGCGCCACCAGCGCATCGTCGAGCAGGCGCGCGCCAACGGCCGGGTCGACGTCAAGGACCTCGCCGAGCTGCTCGAGGTCACACCGGAGACGATCCGGCGTGACCTGACGTCGCTCGAGCGTCGCGGCCTCGTCCGCCGCGCCCACGGTGGTGCGATCCCCGTCGAGCGGATCACGCTGCACCCCGGTGTCGGCGATCGCGGCGGCATCAACCAGGCCGAGAAGATGGTCATCGCCGAGGCCGCGCTCGAGGAACTGCCGGAGAACGGCTCGATCATGATCGACGCCGGCACGTCGACGATCTGCCTCGCCGAGATGCTCCCCACCGACCGCGGCCTGACCGTCGTCACGCACTCGCTCCCCGTCGCGATGGCCGTCGCCAACCGCCCGGGGATCGACCTGCACCTGCTCGGCGGCAACATCCGCAGCGACTCCCTGGCCGGGGTCGGCACCTGGACGCACCAGCTCATCGGCATGGTGAGCGTCGACGTCGCCTTCATCAGCATCAACGGCATCACCCCGGAGCGCGGCCTCACGACCCACAACATGGCGGAGGCCGCCGTGAAGAGCGCCATGATCAAGTCGGCCCGCCGGAGCATCCTGCTCGCCGACCACACGAAGTTCGGCCGGGAGGAGTTCGGTCGCGTCGCCCCACTGGCCGCGATCGACACGATCATCACCGACCCAGCCGTCAACCTGGACCTCGTCCGCGAGGTCGAGGCAGCAGGCACCGAGGTCTTCTGGCCCGGCCGTCCCTGACCGCCCGCCCGGTTCCGTCCACCCCCTGCTCGCTACCATGAGCGCACCACCCATCGACTAGGAGTTCATCGA
Coding sequences within:
- a CDS encoding PTS mannitol transporter subunit IICB; this encodes MTTSSVAAPDAPAKSRGGARVAVQKFGTFLSGMVMPNIAIFIAWGIITAFFIETGWTPVGILGGFGETNGVANIGLVGPILTYLIPLAIAIQGGRMVYETRGAVVGSIMTMGVIIGANGTTMILGAMICGPLGAYLIKQIDKIWDGKIKPGFEMLVNNYAAGILGFVLAMIGFFWLAPLFKLIAEGLGAAVNFLVQHSLLPLASVIIEPAKVFFLNNAINHGVLDQLGAQQVQASGKSILFLLEANPGPGLGILLAFTFFGVGIARSTAPGAIIIQFFGGIHEIYFPYVLQKPVLFIAVILGGATGVATNVAFHSGLVAPASPGSIFAVLGATAKDSFVGVILSVLFSAAVSFAVASFFLIATRKRDLASGGGDMAAAFDKMQATKGRDANAATAGLFGGNAPANADEAAAVGGTTTATRVENVVFACDAGMGSSAMGASVLRNKIKKAGIEGVTVVNKAIANLSGDEDLVITQEELTDRAKQKTPNAQHVSVGNFMNAPQYDQVVEQLKNQ
- the ptsP gene encoding phosphoenolpyruvate--protein phosphotransferase → MSELLGTGVGRGVAHGPVLRMADPLGEPSTTALEGSADDAKQAVHEALAAVAEDLTKRGQLAGGDAQAVLEAQALMAQDPTLLDDVHTRIDGGTNAERAVFEAFGQFRDLLVSMGGYMGERATDLDDVAQRIIAKLRGVHAPGVPESDTPFVLVARDLAPADTALLDLDKVLALVTRDGGPTSHTAILARAKGITAIVGVTGADDLADGQTVVVDAAAGTVVTEPSAELVADVEQRIADRLAAAAAPLTAGALADGHVVPLLANLGSPADAAGAVALGAEGVGLFRTEFLFLDSPKAPTVDEQKESYKQLLAAFPGKKVVVRALDAGADKPLPFLTDKDEENPALGRRGLRALRNHPEVLRDQLTALAQADAETEADLWVMAPMVADAEETEYFVDLARELGIRTAGVMAEVPSLALMAEQVFQSADFVSIGTNDLTQYTMAADRMLGTVASYQDPWHPAVLRLVAQLGTAGVSASKPVGICGEAAADPLLAVVLVGLGATTLSMTPAALADVRAELGKHTLDEAREMAQAALAASTAAAAKSAAAAAHAV
- a CDS encoding DeoR/GlpR family DNA-binding transcription regulator, with translation MYAPERHQRIVEQARANGRVDVKDLAELLEVTPETIRRDLTSLERRGLVRRAHGGAIPVERITLHPGVGDRGGINQAEKMVIAEAALEELPENGSIMIDAGTSTICLAEMLPTDRGLTVVTHSLPVAMAVANRPGIDLHLLGGNIRSDSLAGVGTWTHQLIGMVSVDVAFISINGITPERGLTTHNMAEAAVKSAMIKSARRSILLADHTKFGREEFGRVAPLAAIDTIITDPAVNLDLVREVEAAGTEVFWPGRP